Proteins from one Phycisphaeraceae bacterium genomic window:
- a CDS encoding phosphatidylserine decarboxylase, translating into MILLSRYGLREWLAITLLATPLGVFFAWFAMARHSAWWIGLAIVAVVWFAGVMFFRDPLGRRPASEEPRDMVSPADGRVSAVLELEHHAAVGGPALLIRIFLSVLDVHLNRAPCDGGVTEITHTPGRYLDARSEESAKVNESLLMVMRAPWGDPIGIRQVSGAIARRIVNPLRPGATLRRGERYGMIKFGSTTELIVPARSSDGRKAEALVAKGDRVVGGVTIIARV; encoded by the coding sequence ATGATCTTGCTCTCCCGCTACGGCCTTCGCGAGTGGTTGGCCATCACTCTGCTCGCGACGCCGCTGGGCGTCTTCTTCGCGTGGTTCGCCATGGCGCGGCACTCCGCGTGGTGGATCGGCCTCGCCATTGTGGCGGTCGTCTGGTTCGCAGGGGTGATGTTCTTTCGCGACCCGCTGGGGCGAAGACCCGCCTCCGAAGAGCCGCGCGACATGGTGAGCCCCGCTGACGGCCGAGTCTCCGCGGTGCTCGAGCTGGAGCATCACGCGGCGGTCGGTGGTCCGGCGCTGCTCATTCGCATCTTCCTGAGCGTGCTCGATGTGCATCTCAATCGTGCGCCGTGCGATGGCGGAGTGACCGAGATCACCCACACGCCCGGCCGCTATCTCGATGCCCGCAGCGAGGAGAGTGCCAAGGTGAATGAGTCACTGCTCATGGTGATGCGAGCGCCCTGGGGCGATCCGATCGGCATTCGACAGGTTTCTGGTGCGATCGCCCGGAGAATCGTCAATCCGCTGCGCCCCGGCGCGACGCTTCGGCGTGGAGAGCGTTACGGAATGATCAAGTTCGGATCGACCACGGAATTGATCGTGCCCGCTCGAAGCAGCGACGGCCGAAAGGCCGAGGCGCTCGTGGCCAAGGGCGATCGTGTCGTCGGCGGCGTGACGATCATCGCGCGCGTGTGA
- the tsaB gene encoding tRNA (adenosine(37)-N6)-threonylcarbamoyltransferase complex dimerization subunit type 1 TsaB encodes MIHSLLLAIEVSQREGGVALGRIGAPISEAVEVGVGPPDHSRDQLMPAIESAFRSIDAAPSELAAVAVSHGPGGFTGLRMAVATAKALALGTGCKVIALRSALVAVRTAVLSRAALDLDTGVIVALASKGGDAWLSLVRRDGPTERIAHEGIADVAEFERLIERTRERPALMADEHLPPTIAASAERLGLPRLPLRLSAKACLEVGQKFHAEDCHVDADALAPLYPREPEAVRLWREKLARTSRAAPEPPEPPEPPEPRRTGG; translated from the coding sequence ATGATCCACTCCCTCCTTCTGGCCATCGAAGTTTCGCAGCGAGAGGGTGGCGTTGCGCTCGGGCGCATCGGTGCGCCGATCTCAGAGGCCGTTGAAGTCGGTGTGGGGCCGCCGGATCACTCGCGCGATCAGCTCATGCCTGCGATTGAGAGCGCCTTTCGGTCAATCGACGCCGCGCCATCGGAACTCGCCGCAGTGGCCGTCTCGCATGGACCGGGCGGTTTCACGGGCCTGCGCATGGCCGTCGCGACCGCGAAGGCGCTCGCGCTCGGAACAGGGTGCAAGGTGATCGCGCTGCGGAGCGCCCTCGTCGCCGTGCGAACCGCAGTGCTGAGCCGTGCCGCCCTCGACCTCGACACCGGCGTCATCGTGGCCCTCGCTTCGAAGGGTGGTGACGCGTGGCTCTCGCTGGTGCGACGCGACGGCCCGACGGAGCGCATCGCCCATGAAGGCATTGCCGATGTGGCGGAGTTCGAACGACTCATCGAGCGCACACGAGAACGGCCCGCCCTCATGGCCGATGAACACCTTCCCCCGACCATCGCCGCTTCGGCGGAGCGCCTCGGGCTGCCGCGCCTGCCGCTGCGCCTGAGCGCCAAGGCCTGTCTCGAAGTGGGCCAGAAGTTCCACGCCGAGGACTGTCATGTCGACGCGGACGCCCTGGCCCCTCTCTATCCGCGAGAGCCCGAGGCGGTTCGGCTGTGGCGTGAGAAGCTCGCGCGTACCTCGCGGGCCGCCCCGGAACCCCCGGAACCCCCGGAACCCCCGGAACCCCGCAGAACCGGCGGATAG
- a CDS encoding metallophosphoesterase, translating into MTADLADPVEVASLLDTAAEALLESECRRGSCMHLPRRGRLVVTGDLHDNPLHFERIRNYAHLDRPDHHLVLHELIHGDRLVNGVDLSYRILARVAALVLQYPGQVHPVLANHELAQAMRQSVSKGAGDNVELFDAGLEWAFGDDAALVAESVDRFVRSMPLALRCEHGTLVSHSLPGPHGMQRFDPGVLERSLGPDDYLANRGSAWLMVWGRGQKPEDIERLAERWGVKLFFCGHAHAATGLESPHPKLLILNSDHEHAMVLTVDLAKEPPSVEQCFEQAMPVASLGGV; encoded by the coding sequence GTGACGGCCGATCTCGCTGATCCCGTCGAGGTAGCTTCGCTCCTCGATACCGCAGCCGAGGCGCTGCTCGAGTCGGAGTGTCGCCGCGGATCGTGCATGCACCTTCCGCGACGCGGTCGCCTGGTGGTCACGGGCGACCTCCATGACAACCCGCTGCACTTCGAGCGCATTCGGAACTACGCGCATCTCGACCGGCCCGATCACCACCTCGTGCTTCATGAGCTCATTCACGGTGATCGCCTGGTGAATGGCGTGGACCTGAGCTACCGAATCCTGGCCCGGGTGGCGGCGCTGGTGTTGCAGTATCCGGGGCAGGTACATCCGGTGCTGGCCAACCACGAGTTGGCGCAGGCGATGCGGCAGAGCGTCTCCAAGGGCGCTGGCGACAATGTCGAGCTCTTCGACGCCGGGCTCGAGTGGGCCTTCGGCGACGACGCGGCGCTCGTCGCCGAGTCCGTTGATCGCTTCGTGCGGAGCATGCCACTGGCGCTGCGCTGCGAACACGGGACGCTTGTCTCGCACTCTCTGCCGGGCCCGCATGGCATGCAGCGCTTTGATCCGGGTGTGCTCGAGCGATCGCTCGGCCCCGATGACTATCTTGCCAATCGCGGGAGCGCCTGGTTGATGGTGTGGGGTCGCGGGCAGAAGCCTGAGGACATCGAGCGACTTGCCGAGCGCTGGGGGGTGAAGCTCTTCTTCTGCGGCCATGCCCATGCAGCGACGGGACTCGAGAGTCCACACCCGAAACTGCTCATTCTCAACAGCGACCATGAGCACGCGATGGTGCTCACGGTTGACTTGGCCAAGGAGCCGCCGAGCGTTGAGCAGTGCTTCGAACAGGCGATGCCGGTCGCGAGTCTTGGAGGGGTCTGA
- a CDS encoding DUF1573 domain-containing protein has translation MLNSLALSLGTLVVALVSAQDRPQAPRPPAPRPSQPAAAPQQQPAPLRVEPAVIDLGRIDASSKHPVQFTLRNITNAPQTILDARPSCKCTALNALAGRTLQPGEAIALDATMDAPSMPGDKDAQIFILVEGFDRRIVATIKSVVVMPIESDPPFVDIREGRLRATTRVVARDGKPFRILSAGGNAPVFADAQGRATTPPSSPQAEYQLVADFTSVPTDQLMQYWVIETDRADCAIVPVQVRHEATGLQFDPTAPRRRWLWSESLFNAGLVAAGTTMPAVFEISRYDPPRGQSGPAPMNWGEVIRVASRSPLLTAELLNTDTRGDKVVITMNITFAPEADGRSIYVPIEVTTPTGTGRCFVTASVRGTPGASDNSSAAGGERK, from the coding sequence ATGTTGAACTCACTTGCACTTTCACTCGGAACTCTGGTCGTTGCCCTCGTTTCCGCTCAGGATCGCCCGCAGGCGCCAAGGCCGCCGGCGCCCCGTCCGAGTCAACCTGCGGCCGCTCCGCAGCAGCAGCCGGCGCCGCTCCGCGTTGAGCCCGCGGTGATCGACCTCGGTCGCATCGACGCCTCGTCGAAGCACCCGGTGCAGTTCACGCTGCGGAACATCACCAACGCGCCGCAGACCATTCTCGACGCCCGCCCAAGCTGCAAGTGCACCGCGCTCAATGCACTCGCGGGACGCACGCTTCAACCGGGCGAAGCGATCGCGCTCGATGCCACGATGGATGCGCCGAGCATGCCGGGCGACAAAGACGCGCAGATCTTCATCCTCGTGGAGGGCTTCGATCGCCGCATCGTGGCCACCATCAAGTCGGTGGTGGTGATGCCGATCGAATCGGATCCGCCCTTTGTGGACATTCGCGAGGGAAGGCTCCGCGCCACCACGCGCGTGGTGGCTCGCGATGGCAAGCCCTTCCGAATTCTGAGCGCGGGTGGCAATGCACCGGTCTTCGCCGACGCGCAGGGGCGCGCGACGACCCCGCCATCGTCGCCGCAGGCTGAGTATCAACTGGTGGCGGATTTCACCAGCGTGCCGACCGATCAACTCATGCAGTACTGGGTGATCGAAACCGATCGCGCCGACTGCGCCATCGTGCCGGTTCAGGTGCGCCATGAAGCCACTGGATTGCAGTTCGATCCGACGGCCCCTCGGCGCCGCTGGCTCTGGTCGGAGTCGCTCTTCAATGCGGGTCTTGTGGCGGCGGGCACCACAATGCCGGCCGTCTTCGAGATCTCGCGCTACGACCCGCCTCGCGGACAGTCGGGGCCGGCACCAATGAACTGGGGCGAGGTCATTCGAGTGGCCAGCCGATCACCTCTCCTCACGGCGGAGCTCTTGAACACGGACACGCGCGGTGACAAGGTGGTCATCACCATGAACATCACCTTCGCGCCTGAGGCCGACGGCAGAAGCATCTATGTGCCGATCGAAGTCACCACGCCCACGGGGACCGGACGCTGCTTCGTCACGGCCAGCGTGCGCGGCACTCCGGGCGCCTCTGACAACAGCTCAGCAGCGGGCGGCGAACGCAAGTGA
- a CDS encoding cellulase family glycosylhydrolase — protein sequence MAHTQVARLRGIPALIARCAPGRAVLSTAWPTHARFKALVARLAAIAALFGAAIGPAGVVAARSTEPPAAPSTEHPAELPTDLLSVPATRLARLAIGVNMSHWFWIPHDDSDRGREQFIRAEDVEALKAAGFRHIRLPVEPGWLWDGATLHEDGTAALDDDRLAALRRGVDVFTAREVAAVIDVHPARTEWFNQIDDASIERLDRLWASLAKALADSDPDLVVLEILNEPHGLRDPAAWNRCQRRLAATVRRAAPRHTIICTGDMHGGIDGLLRCEPITQDRNIVYSFHFYDPHNFTHQGATWGFDGWRHLRDVPYPATREELERVADGLESPRGREVLRWSAAHEGASSPWNAEAIDRRIATAAAWSKEHDVPLYCGEFGVYRRFAPAESRERWLRDVVTTLERHGIGWSMWDYAGGFSLLADGPAAVTGRAEREFDPATIRALNRGE from the coding sequence GTGGCACACACACAAGTCGCAAGACTCCGCGGCATCCCGGCGTTGATCGCACGCTGCGCCCCGGGGCGGGCTGTGCTGTCCACGGCGTGGCCAACGCATGCCCGCTTCAAGGCGTTGGTCGCACGCCTTGCTGCCATCGCGGCGCTGTTCGGTGCGGCAATTGGACCGGCGGGCGTCGTGGCTGCACGATCCACCGAACCGCCCGCCGCTCCGTCCACCGAGCATCCTGCCGAACTGCCCACCGATCTTCTCTCCGTGCCCGCCACGCGACTCGCGCGGCTGGCCATCGGCGTGAACATGTCGCACTGGTTCTGGATTCCGCACGATGACAGCGACCGCGGGCGGGAGCAGTTCATCCGAGCGGAGGATGTCGAAGCCCTCAAGGCCGCCGGGTTCCGCCACATTCGACTGCCTGTCGAACCGGGCTGGCTCTGGGATGGTGCGACGCTGCATGAGGACGGCACCGCGGCCCTCGATGACGATCGCCTCGCCGCCCTCCGTCGAGGCGTCGATGTCTTCACCGCGCGCGAGGTTGCGGCGGTGATTGATGTTCATCCCGCGCGAACGGAGTGGTTCAACCAGATTGACGACGCCTCCATCGAGCGACTGGATCGATTGTGGGCATCACTTGCGAAAGCGCTGGCCGACTCCGATCCGGACCTCGTCGTTCTCGAGATCCTCAACGAGCCGCACGGGCTTCGTGATCCCGCCGCTTGGAATCGATGTCAGCGTCGACTCGCGGCCACCGTGCGTCGCGCGGCGCCGAGGCACACCATCATCTGCACAGGGGACATGCATGGTGGCATCGATGGCCTTCTACGCTGCGAGCCGATCACGCAGGATCGCAACATCGTCTACTCGTTCCACTTCTACGATCCGCACAACTTCACCCATCAAGGCGCGACATGGGGATTCGATGGCTGGCGCCATCTCCGAGATGTGCCTTACCCGGCGACGCGAGAGGAACTGGAACGGGTTGCCGACGGGCTCGAGTCCCCACGCGGACGAGAAGTTCTCCGCTGGTCTGCGGCGCATGAAGGCGCGTCAAGTCCATGGAACGCCGAGGCAATCGATCGACGCATCGCCACGGCAGCCGCGTGGTCGAAGGAGCACGATGTGCCGCTCTACTGCGGAGAGTTCGGTGTCTACCGTCGATTCGCCCCGGCAGAGTCGCGCGAACGATGGCTCCGTGATGTGGTCACCACACTTGAGCGTCACGGCATCGGCTGGTCGATGTGGGACTACGCGGGAGGATTTTCGCTTCTTGCGGACGGGCCTGCCGCGGTCACCGGCCGCGCGGAACGCGAGTTTGATCCGGCAACCATTCGCGCGCTGAATCGTGGTGAGTGA
- a CDS encoding class I SAM-dependent methyltransferase gives MSGPWQPFDWYRDVLYYDIIFDQTTDDEVRFLLGALARHGQTARSKALAAARHSGIAADERGTRRGAAGAPHRDNSAIARGETRTTTCAVTRTTTREGRRTTACEVTRATARDGPRTAARKVTPATTRKGPHTTSPVHCIRVLEPGCGSGRLINAFAQLGAEVLGFDIEPRALEYARRRLPPGSRARLQRGRFDDFRAPRESFDLAHCLYSTLLHATKPGEAEEHLRRVCDALAPGGLYVIGLHLSDPTRREVIRERADCTRRGVRVIYTLRHGVPDRTTRLQPMRCRLAIRRAGRTSVRRLESQWDFRTYDERQLRALLRSEPRFRLVATHDFHHDLDSLNEGRDASFDRVLILRRDPARARARK, from the coding sequence ATGAGCGGCCCTTGGCAACCCTTCGACTGGTATCGCGATGTCCTCTACTACGACATCATCTTCGACCAGACCACCGACGATGAGGTCCGCTTCCTGCTCGGGGCTCTTGCGCGGCATGGCCAGACTGCTCGAAGCAAGGCGCTTGCGGCAGCACGACACTCAGGGATCGCTGCCGACGAACGCGGAACTCGACGCGGTGCAGCAGGAGCGCCGCACCGTGACAACTCCGCGATCGCTCGCGGGGAGACGCGCACGACCACCTGTGCGGTGACGCGCACGACCACACGCGAGGGCCGGCGCACGACCGCTTGCGAGGTGACACGCGCGACCGCCCGCGACGGCCCGCGCACGGCTGCTCGCAAGGTGACGCCCGCGACCACTCGCAAGGGCCCGCACACGACTTCTCCAGTTCATTGCATCCGTGTTCTCGAGCCCGGCTGCGGAAGTGGGCGTCTCATCAACGCCTTCGCTCAGCTCGGCGCCGAGGTGCTGGGTTTCGATATCGAGCCTCGCGCCCTCGAGTATGCGCGGCGCCGACTCCCACCCGGATCGCGCGCACGCCTTCAGCGTGGCCGCTTTGACGACTTTCGTGCGCCGCGCGAGTCGTTCGATCTCGCCCACTGTCTCTACTCCACGCTCCTTCACGCGACGAAGCCCGGCGAAGCCGAGGAGCACTTGCGGCGAGTCTGCGACGCCCTCGCGCCGGGCGGCCTCTATGTCATCGGCCTGCACCTGAGTGACCCCACCCGCCGCGAAGTGATTCGCGAGCGCGCCGACTGCACTCGGCGCGGCGTACGCGTCATCTACACCCTTCGCCACGGAGTACCGGATCGAACCACACGCCTCCAGCCGATGCGCTGTCGACTGGCGATTCGCCGGGCGGGGCGCACTTCCGTTCGTCGCCTCGAGAGCCAGTGGGACTTTCGAACCTACGACGAGCGCCAACTGCGTGCGCTCCTTCGAAGCGAACCGCGGTTCCGACTGGTGGCCACGCACGACTTCCACCACGATCTGGACAGTCTCAACGAAGGTCGCGATGCCAGCTTCGATCGAGTCCTCATTCTGCGCCGCGACCCGGCGCGAGCCCGTGCTCGAAAGTAG